From a single Nostoc edaphicum CCNP1411 genomic region:
- a CDS encoding Mov34/MPN/PAD-1 family protein, producing MIRFSQEHLQTIRSHAESTYPDECCGIILGYLVNEGKTVVEVMPTENAWNAEAVAEFPGERTTESKRRQYTIAPEVMLKTQKEARDRSLNIIGIFHSHPDHPAIPSECDRLYAWQGYSYIIVSVQNGKAGELQSWSLNDTHQFQAEKIENII from the coding sequence ATGATCAGATTTAGCCAAGAACACTTGCAAACCATCCGCAGCCATGCCGAAAGCACCTATCCAGACGAGTGTTGCGGTATAATTTTGGGCTATCTGGTTAATGAGGGCAAAACTGTGGTAGAAGTCATGCCAACAGAAAATGCCTGGAATGCAGAAGCGGTTGCTGAGTTTCCAGGGGAACGTACAACAGAAAGTAAAAGACGGCAATATACGATCGCACCCGAAGTTATGCTAAAAACACAAAAGGAAGCACGCGATCGCTCACTGAATATTATCGGCATTTTCCACTCCCATCCAGATCATCCTGCTATCCCTTCAGAATGCGATCGCCTATATGCTTGGCAAGGATACTCGTATATAATAGTTTCCGTCCAAAACGGTAAAGCTGGAGAACTTCAAAGCTGGAGCCTTAATGATACTCATCAGTTCCAAGCAGAGAAAATTGAAAATATAATTTAA
- the moeB gene encoding molybdopterin-synthase adenylyltransferase MoeB: protein MLNPNLDEIQLTKDDYERYSRHLILPEVGLEGQKRLKAASVLCIGTGGLGSPLLLYLAAAGIGRIGIVDFDVVDTSNLQRQVIHGTSWVGKPKIESAKNRIHEINPYCQVDLYETRLTSENALEILQPYDIVVDGTDNFPTRYLVNDACVLLNKPNVYGSILRFEGQATVFNYEGGPNYRDLFPEPPPPGMVPSCAEGGVLGILPGIIGLIQATEAVKIVLGQGNTLNGRLLLYNALDMKFRELKLRPNPIRPVIEKLVDYEEFCGIPQAKAEEAKQQMESQEMTVKDLKELLDSGAKDFVLLDVRNPNEYDIAKIPGSVLVPLPDIENGNGVAKVKEILNGHRLIAHCKMGGRSAKALAILKEAGIVGTNVKGGITAWSREIDPSVPEY from the coding sequence ATGCTCAACCCCAATCTGGACGAAATCCAGTTGACCAAAGACGATTACGAACGCTACTCCCGACACCTGATTTTACCGGAAGTAGGACTAGAAGGACAGAAACGCCTGAAAGCCGCCAGTGTATTGTGTATCGGTACAGGTGGACTAGGTTCACCACTACTTTTATATCTGGCGGCGGCGGGTATTGGACGCATTGGGATTGTCGATTTCGATGTTGTCGATACTTCTAATCTGCAACGCCAAGTAATCCACGGGACATCTTGGGTGGGTAAACCCAAGATTGAATCGGCAAAAAACCGCATTCACGAGATTAACCCCTATTGTCAGGTTGATTTATACGAAACTCGCTTAACTTCCGAAAACGCCCTGGAAATTCTTCAACCTTACGATATCGTCGTGGATGGTACTGATAACTTCCCCACCAGATATCTAGTTAACGACGCTTGCGTATTGCTGAATAAGCCCAACGTCTACGGTTCAATTTTACGCTTTGAAGGGCAAGCTACTGTATTTAACTACGAAGGTGGGCCGAATTATCGTGACCTTTTCCCAGAACCACCACCACCAGGAATGGTTCCTTCTTGTGCAGAGGGTGGCGTATTGGGAATTTTGCCAGGAATTATTGGTTTAATCCAAGCAACTGAAGCTGTCAAAATTGTTCTAGGACAAGGTAACACTCTCAATGGACGATTGCTGTTATACAACGCCTTAGATATGAAATTTCGGGAGTTGAAACTCCGTCCTAACCCAATTCGCCCAGTGATTGAAAAGCTGGTAGACTACGAAGAATTCTGCGGAATTCCACAAGCTAAGGCAGAGGAGGCAAAACAGCAGATGGAAAGTCAAGAAATGACCGTTAAGGATTTGAAGGAATTGCTGGATAGTGGTGCAAAGGATTTTGTACTGCTGGATGTCCGCAACCCTAATGAGTACGACATTGCCAAGATTCCGGGTTCAGTGTTGGTACCATTACCAGACATTGAAAATGGGAATGGCGTTGCCAAGGTGAAGGAAATATTGAACGGACACCGCTTAATTGCTCATTGTAAGATGGGCGGGCGATCGGCAAAAGCCCTCGCCATTCTCAAGGAAGCTGGGATTGTCGGGACTAATGTCAAAGGCGGAATTACCGCTTGGAGTCGAGAAATCGATCCCTCAGTTCCAGAGTATTAG
- a CDS encoding MFS transporter produces MIASKSHLNILWVQVWVLAAVQGAITLTWLIYNIYLPQLLTQFGFPASLAVGLVIVENALGAVLEPVMGGLSDQARRWVGTRFPFISVGMILASALFIAIPCVVSFIPATTVMRSLLPIVLVAWALAMTIFRSPAMCLLGMYSTPAQLPLAASVVTLAGGVIGAFRPISHKFILSLGPVYTFAIGSFVMLAAAAVLRLVNPPEAPVDRHQIEVVKLPLQKLALILVTGFGVAWGIRFLFDVLGKVLKAQLNTDNIDVLMVWIGLAIAIASIPAGIFAVKIGNRQAMLCGICAIIPSLLMMISVGAQIPIILLIVASFSLIVNGAIPFALELVPQRWAGLGIGMYFGGFALAMSLFGVIFPKLQAITPFIGATGGALAFFVAGVCIAVSGIFETQRNAEV; encoded by the coding sequence ATGATTGCCTCAAAATCTCATCTCAATATTTTATGGGTGCAAGTTTGGGTGTTGGCAGCGGTACAGGGAGCAATTACCCTCACCTGGTTAATTTATAATATATATTTGCCACAACTTTTAACTCAGTTTGGTTTTCCCGCCTCTCTGGCAGTTGGCTTGGTGATAGTCGAAAATGCCTTGGGTGCAGTGCTGGAACCTGTGATGGGCGGACTTTCAGATCAAGCTAGGCGCTGGGTAGGGACTCGGTTTCCCTTCATCTCAGTAGGTATGATTCTCGCATCGGCTTTGTTCATTGCCATACCATGTGTTGTGAGTTTTATTCCAGCTACTACCGTGATGCGATCGCTATTACCTATAGTATTGGTAGCCTGGGCATTAGCAATGACAATATTTCGTTCTCCAGCGATGTGCCTGTTGGGGATGTATTCTACACCAGCCCAGTTACCTTTAGCAGCAAGTGTTGTAACTTTAGCAGGTGGTGTAATTGGGGCTTTTAGACCGATAAGCCACAAGTTTATTCTCAGCTTAGGGCCAGTTTATACCTTTGCGATCGGTTCTTTCGTCATGCTGGCGGCGGCGGCTGTGTTGCGATTAGTCAATCCTCCAGAAGCACCTGTGGATAGACACCAAATAGAAGTAGTAAAGTTGCCGTTACAAAAATTGGCTTTGATTTTAGTAACTGGTTTTGGTGTAGCGTGGGGTATCCGATTTCTCTTTGATGTCTTGGGAAAAGTACTGAAAGCTCAACTGAATACTGATAATATTGATGTGCTTATGGTGTGGATCGGATTAGCGATCGCAATTGCCAGCATACCAGCAGGAATCTTCGCCGTCAAAATTGGTAATCGTCAAGCAATGCTTTGTGGGATCTGTGCAATCATTCCCTCGTTACTAATGATGATATCTGTGGGCGCACAAATTCCGATAATTCTATTAATCGTTGCTAGCTTTAGCTTAATTGTCAATGGGGCAATTCCTTTTGCTTTAGAACTAGTACCTCAGCGATGGGCGGGATTAGGAATTGGGATGTATTTTGGTGGATTTGCTTTAGCGATGAGTTTGTTTGGTGTTATATTTCCCAAGTTACAAGCAATAACACCTTTTATCGGTGCAACTGGGGGTGCATTGGCATTTTTCGTAGCTGGTGTTTGTATTGCAGTAAGTGGCATTTTTGAAACGCAGAGGAACGCAGAGGTTTAA
- a CDS encoding right-handed parallel beta-helix repeat-containing protein, giving the protein MGCFKLICITTLKKNLMLFFGSKKLIVSQGESGCYQSISEAIDDASPDATILVRRGIYQESIIIDKPLTIIGDGLRRDIVITGTDKNCIKMQTHLSEIKNLTIRHPFSYGNAVYIPQGELMLEDCEIASEWVGVFIQGQKTNPTIRQCKINGGLCFGNETQGIVEGCDITTNNHPGVTIGQDANPKISGCKIHGCIKNGIWLTDKALGLIEDCDIFANAHSCIYIENRANPIVRRCKIHDGQSYGVWVTENAFGVIEECDIFANSESGIYIDYVGNPTIRKCKIHDGHTGIWVNNKGQGTIEECDIFANAYSGISIDDGGNPTIRKCQIHDGQGNGIRVTDNGQGTIEDCDIFANANPGIFIDNGSNPTIRKCKIHDGQSNGISVKNKGKGTIEECDIFANANPGIFIDNGSNPTIRKCKIHDGKTNGIRVTDKGQGTIEDCDIFANANPGIFIDNGSNPTIRKCQIHDGKNNGICVTDNGQGIIEDCDIFANAHQGIYIDDGGNPTIRKCQIHDGQTNGISIKNKGKGTIEDCDIFANAYPGIYIDNGGNPTIRKCQIHDGQTNGIQVTNNGQGTIEDCDIFTNASIGIYLDDRSNLRVHNCNVFDNKRQDWYIANDCIVSGYIENKENKNSKNNTISENISSEKSKKELTKESKEQNTNRTIKSDNSRLELLLDQLETMIGLDSVKEAVLEIVNTEIANQRLKKEGHEVEESETRHMLFSGNPGTGKTTIARLIGEIFKELGILQKGEFIEVQRDSLVAIYLGQTASKTTELVESALDSVLFIDEAYSLANGIHDEYGREAINTLIALMENYRHRLVVIFAGYSNEMKSFLNSNSGLKSRIAFHIDFPDYTGEEMHSIFLTMCNNNKTGWICTENVSERLKTIFINMYENRGNNFANGRDVRNIFEKMVRRIKTRIVRENLSGESMRTFSLNDIPPEL; this is encoded by the coding sequence TTGGGTTGTTTTAAGCTTATATGTATTACTACGCTTAAAAAAAATCTTATGCTCTTTTTTGGCTCAAAAAAGCTTATTGTTTCTCAGGGAGAATCAGGATGCTACCAAAGTATAAGCGAAGCAATTGATGATGCTTCCCCCGATGCAACTATTTTGGTTCGTCGTGGTATTTATCAAGAAAGTATTATTATTGATAAGCCTTTAACTATCATTGGTGATGGACTGCGAAGAGATATTGTTATCACAGGGACTGACAAAAACTGTATAAAAATGCAAACGCATCTATCTGAAATAAAAAATTTAACTATAAGGCATCCATTCAGCTATGGTAATGCTGTGTATATCCCTCAAGGGGAATTGATGCTAGAAGATTGTGAAATAGCGTCAGAGTGGGTAGGTGTTTTTATTCAAGGTCAAAAAACTAACCCTACAATTCGGCAATGCAAAATTAATGGTGGGTTATGTTTTGGAAACGAAACTCAAGGCATTGTTGAAGGTTGTGATATTACTACTAATAATCATCCAGGAGTAACTATTGGGCAAGATGCCAATCCAAAAATTAGTGGATGTAAAATACATGGCTGTATAAAAAATGGTATTTGGTTAACAGACAAAGCTTTAGGTCTTATTGAGGATTGTGATATTTTTGCCAATGCTCATTCGTGTATATACATTGAAAATAGGGCTAATCCGATAGTACGGCGATGCAAAATTCATGATGGACAAAGTTACGGGGTTTGGGTGACAGAGAACGCTTTCGGTGTAATAGAAGAATGTGATATTTTTGCTAATAGTGAATCTGGAATATATATTGATTATGTAGGTAATCCTACGATTCGTAAATGCAAAATACATGATGGGCATACTGGAATTTGGGTAAATAATAAAGGTCAAGGCACAATAGAAGAATGTGATATTTTTGCGAATGCTTATTCAGGTATATCCATTGATGACGGAGGTAATCCTACGATTCGTAAATGCCAAATACATGATGGGCAAGGTAATGGAATTCGGGTTACAGATAATGGGCAAGGCACAATAGAAGACTGTGATATTTTTGCGAATGCTAATCCAGGTATATTTATTGATAATGGAAGTAATCCTACGATTCGTAAATGCAAAATACATGATGGGCAAAGTAATGGAATTTCAGTAAAGAATAAAGGTAAAGGCACAATAGAAGAATGTGATATTTTTGCGAATGCTAATCCAGGTATATTTATTGATAATGGAAGTAATCCTACGATTCGTAAATGCAAAATACATGATGGGAAAACTAATGGAATTCGGGTTACAGATAAAGGTCAAGGCACAATAGAAGACTGTGATATTTTTGCGAATGCTAATCCAGGTATATTTATTGATAATGGAAGTAATCCAACGATTCGTAAATGCCAAATACATGATGGGAAAAATAATGGAATTTGTGTTACAGATAATGGGCAAGGCATAATAGAAGACTGTGATATTTTTGCGAATGCTCATCAAGGTATATACATTGATGATGGAGGTAATCCTACAATTCGTAAATGCCAAATACATGATGGGCAAACTAATGGAATTTCGATAAAGAATAAAGGTAAAGGCACAATAGAAGACTGTGATATTTTTGCAAATGCTTATCCAGGTATATATATTGACAATGGAGGTAATCCAACGATTCGTAAATGCCAAATACATGATGGGCAAACTAATGGAATTCAGGTTACAAATAATGGGCAAGGTACAATAGAAGACTGTGATATTTTTACGAATGCAAGTATAGGAATATATCTTGATGATAGAAGTAATCTCAGAGTTCATAACTGTAATGTTTTTGATAATAAGCGACAAGATTGGTACATAGCTAATGATTGTATTGTGAGTGGATACATAGAAAATAAAGAAAATAAAAATTCAAAAAATAATACCATATCTGAGAATATTTCATCTGAAAAAAGTAAAAAAGAGTTGACGAAAGAATCAAAAGAGCAAAATACTAATAGAACTATTAAATCTGACAACAGCCGCCTAGAATTATTGCTAGATCAATTAGAAACCATGATTGGTTTAGACTCAGTAAAAGAAGCAGTCTTAGAAATTGTTAATACTGAAATTGCCAATCAACGTTTGAAAAAAGAAGGACATGAAGTTGAAGAATCAGAAACTAGACACATGCTTTTTTCTGGCAATCCCGGAACAGGAAAAACCACTATTGCTCGCTTAATAGGAGAAATATTTAAAGAACTAGGAATTTTACAAAAAGGAGAATTTATAGAAGTTCAACGTGATTCTTTAGTTGCTATATATTTAGGACAAACAGCATCAAAAACAACTGAATTAGTTGAATCTGCTTTGGATAGTGTTTTATTTATTGATGAAGCTTATTCTTTAGCAAATGGTATACATGATGAGTATGGAAGAGAAGCAATAAATACTCTCATTGCCTTAATGGAAAATTATCGGCATCGTCTAGTTGTGATTTTTGCTGGATATTCCAATGAGATGAAAAGTTTTCTTAATAGTAATTCTGGCTTAAAATCTCGCATTGCTTTTCATATAGATTTTCCTGACTATACAGGTGAGGAAATGCACTCTATTTTCCTGACAATGTGTAATAACAATAAAACTGGATGGATATGTACTGAAAATGTATCAGAGCGCTTGAAAACTATATTCATCAATATGTATGAAAATCGAGGAAATAACTTTGCTAATGGTCGGGATGTACGCAATATTTTTGAAAAAATGGTGAGACGAATTAAAACCCGTATTGTGAGAGAAAATCTCTCTGGCGAATCAATGCGGACATTTAGTTTAAATGATATTCCACCTGAACTTTAG
- the ftsH4 gene encoding ATP-dependent zinc metalloprotease FtsH4, giving the protein MAIKEQPKSPRFRIIANILLAVSGLFLLLNLFLPGLFASGPTGVPYSLFIHQVQEGEVDRVSVGQNEIRYQLKTDSAEPGQVFATTPIFDLELPKLLEQKGVEFAATPPPKNTWFTTLLSWVIPPLIFIGIWQFFLARGAGGGGPQGALSIGKSKAKVYVEGESAKITFADVAGVEEAKTELVEIVDFLKTPGRFTQIGARIPKGVLLVGPPGTGKTLLAKAVAGEAGVPFFSISGSEFVELFVGVGSSRVRDLFEQAKKQAPCIIFIDELDAIGKSRSSNGFYGGNDEREQTLNQLLTEMDGFAAGDATVIVLAATNRPESLDSALLRPGRFDRQVLVDRPDLSGREAILKIHAQKVKLGDDVNLKAIATRTPGFAGADLANLVNEAALLAARNMRESVAQEDFAEAIERVVAGLEKKSRVMNETEKKIVAYHEVGHAMVGALTTGNGRVEKISIIPRGMAALGYTLQLPTEDRFLMNEHELRGQIATLLGGRSAEEIVFNSITTGASNDLQRATDLAERMVTSYGMSKVLGPLAYQQGQQSMFLGNGGANPRRAVSEDTSKAIDSEVKEIVETAHEEALEILRQNRDLLEAIATQLLETEVIEGEKLHNLLSQVKPVAHTNS; this is encoded by the coding sequence ATGGCAATTAAAGAACAGCCTAAGTCACCTCGGTTTCGGATCATCGCTAATATATTACTGGCAGTATCAGGGCTATTCCTGCTCTTAAATTTATTTTTGCCTGGTTTATTTGCTTCTGGCCCTACTGGTGTTCCTTATAGCTTATTCATTCATCAAGTCCAAGAAGGGGAAGTCGACCGCGTTTCCGTCGGTCAAAATGAGATTCGCTACCAACTAAAAACAGACAGTGCCGAGCCAGGACAGGTGTTTGCAACTACACCAATTTTTGATTTAGAGTTACCCAAACTGTTAGAACAAAAAGGAGTTGAGTTCGCCGCTACACCTCCACCCAAGAATACTTGGTTTACAACCCTCTTAAGTTGGGTGATTCCACCACTGATTTTTATTGGTATTTGGCAGTTCTTTCTCGCTCGTGGCGCTGGTGGCGGTGGCCCCCAAGGTGCGCTTTCCATTGGTAAGAGCAAAGCTAAGGTTTACGTTGAAGGCGAATCAGCTAAAATTACCTTTGCAGATGTAGCTGGGGTAGAAGAAGCGAAAACTGAGTTAGTGGAAATTGTGGATTTCCTCAAGACTCCGGGACGCTTTACACAAATTGGCGCTAGGATTCCCAAAGGTGTGCTGTTAGTTGGCCCTCCGGGTACTGGTAAGACACTTTTAGCGAAAGCCGTAGCAGGGGAAGCAGGAGTTCCATTCTTTAGTATTTCTGGTTCCGAGTTTGTAGAATTGTTTGTCGGTGTGGGTTCTTCCAGGGTGCGGGATTTGTTTGAGCAAGCTAAAAAACAAGCTCCTTGTATTATATTCATTGATGAATTAGATGCGATCGGTAAGTCTCGTAGCAGTAACGGCTTCTACGGCGGTAACGATGAGCGAGAACAGACCCTCAACCAATTACTCACAGAGATGGATGGGTTTGCAGCTGGAGATGCAACGGTAATTGTCCTAGCAGCTACCAACCGCCCCGAAAGCCTTGACTCTGCATTGCTACGTCCAGGGCGCTTTGACCGCCAAGTTTTGGTAGACCGTCCCGATTTATCTGGTCGGGAAGCAATTCTCAAGATTCACGCTCAAAAGGTAAAATTAGGAGATGATGTAAATTTAAAAGCGATCGCTACTCGTACTCCTGGTTTTGCTGGTGCAGATTTGGCAAACTTGGTAAATGAAGCAGCATTATTAGCAGCCCGAAATATGCGTGAAAGTGTTGCTCAAGAGGACTTCGCCGAAGCAATTGAACGGGTAGTCGCAGGTTTAGAGAAAAAGAGTCGCGTCATGAACGAGACTGAGAAAAAGATTGTTGCATACCATGAAGTCGGTCACGCAATGGTCGGGGCGCTAACTACAGGAAACGGTCGTGTAGAAAAGATTTCGATTATTCCCCGTGGGATGGCTGCTTTGGGCTACACTCTGCAATTACCAACTGAAGACCGCTTTTTGATGAATGAACATGAATTGCGGGGTCAAATTGCAACTCTATTAGGTGGACGTTCCGCCGAAGAGATTGTGTTTAACAGTATTACAACAGGTGCTTCCAACGATTTGCAACGAGCAACTGACTTGGCAGAACGGATGGTAACATCTTATGGTATGAGCAAAGTCTTAGGGCCATTAGCTTACCAACAAGGACAACAATCGATGTTTTTGGGTAATGGTGGAGCTAATCCCCGGCGGGCGGTGAGTGAAGACACATCCAAAGCTATTGATAGCGAAGTCAAGGAAATCGTGGAAACAGCCCACGAAGAAGCCCTAGAGATTCTTAGACAGAATCGAGACTTGCTAGAAGCGATCGCAACTCAACTCTTAGAAACAGAAGTCATTGAAGGCGAAAAACTGCACAATTTGTTGAGTCAGGTTAAACCTGTAGCTCATACTAATTCCTAA
- a CDS encoding DUF2949 domain-containing protein codes for MKATDQLVHFLEAELGISDGAISLALRHCEQTPNFLAMTLWQYGLVTLDQLAQIFDWLETV; via the coding sequence ATGAAAGCTACAGATCAATTGGTGCATTTTTTAGAAGCAGAGTTGGGTATTTCTGATGGAGCAATTTCTCTTGCTTTGCGGCATTGTGAGCAGACACCCAACTTTCTAGCCATGACCCTCTGGCAGTATGGGCTGGTAACACTGGATCAGTTAGCCCAAATTTTTGATTGGTTGGAAACAGTATAA
- a CDS encoding DsbA family oxidoreductase — protein sequence MEPIRIFYFSDVLCVWAYIAQIRLDELTTTFEDKIAIAQHFVPVFGVAREKLENRWRERGGLQGYSDHVQEVAKKFDHITVHPDIWTKVTPFSSTSCHLFLHAIQLLEAKGLVEQNQQVFEKATRAFREAFFTQLADVSDRKVQFGIAEELRLPIAAIEAQIDSGEAYAKLSQDFELVKEHTVTVSPTLIFNEGRQRLNGNVGYRVIEANIRELLHNPPGEQSWC from the coding sequence ATGGAACCGATTCGTATTTTTTACTTTTCCGATGTTCTCTGCGTTTGGGCTTATATTGCTCAGATTCGTTTGGATGAGTTGACAACAACCTTTGAAGACAAGATTGCCATCGCACAGCACTTTGTCCCCGTCTTTGGTGTTGCTCGTGAAAAACTGGAAAACCGATGGCGCGAACGCGGTGGATTGCAAGGATACAGCGATCATGTCCAGGAGGTTGCGAAAAAGTTCGATCACATCACCGTTCATCCTGATATTTGGACTAAAGTTACACCATTTTCATCCACATCCTGTCATTTGTTTCTCCATGCGATTCAACTACTAGAAGCGAAGGGTTTAGTAGAGCAAAATCAACAGGTATTTGAAAAAGCAACCAGGGCATTTCGGGAGGCGTTTTTTACCCAACTGGCAGACGTTTCTGACCGCAAGGTACAATTTGGAATTGCGGAGGAATTAAGACTGCCGATCGCAGCTATCGAAGCTCAGATCGATAGTGGTGAGGCTTATGCCAAGCTATCCCAGGATTTTGAATTAGTCAAAGAGCATACAGTTACAGTCAGTCCCACCCTAATTTTTAATGAAGGACGGCAGAGACTCAACGGCAATGTCGGCTATCGGGTCATCGAAGCCAATATTCGGGAGTTACTGCACAATCCTCCGGGAGAGCAATCCTGGTGTTAG
- a CDS encoding TOBE domain-containing protein has product MPRKEQGWVTFQTSEDERKILEEFCEQSQRTKTEILRELVRSLTQHSSVPVSPPTQHEKQEDIYTQKPDIESSIQKKSLKVSSRNILKGVVKRVVYGAVNSEVTLEIIHKVELTSIITRASAEELELSEGKEAYAVIKSNDIVIARE; this is encoded by the coding sequence ATGCCAAGAAAAGAACAAGGATGGGTTACATTTCAAACCTCAGAGGACGAGCGGAAGATTCTAGAGGAGTTCTGCGAACAGTCTCAACGCACCAAGACTGAGATTTTGAGAGAACTTGTGCGTAGTCTCACTCAGCACTCGTCAGTGCCAGTATCACCACCAACTCAGCATGAAAAACAAGAAGATATCTACACTCAAAAGCCTGACATAGAAAGTAGTATTCAAAAGAAATCACTAAAAGTTAGCTCTCGCAATATTCTTAAAGGTGTTGTTAAACGAGTTGTTTATGGAGCAGTTAATAGTGAGGTAACTTTGGAAATTATTCATAAAGTAGAATTAACCTCAATTATCACTAGAGCTTCCGCAGAAGAGTTGGAACTATCTGAGGGAAAAGAAGCTTATGCAGTCATTAAATCTAACGATATTGTCATTGCTAGAGAATAG
- a CDS encoding DUF4351 domain-containing protein gives MSIDNVCRYLSEQYPKSFATWLLGRTPADVKDLKTELSVEPVRADCIILLNPQEEILHLEFQVAPVSVPPMPIRMLDYYARLRRQYSFYPIEQVVIYLKETTANAVFIEQFTDTNTVHRFRSIRIWEQDPAPLLASVGLLPLAVLARTDSPESLLSQVAAQVDMIEEPSQQRNISACTQLLAGLKYNNNLITSLLREELMQESVVYQRIIRQGIEQGRREEALSVIMRQLPRRIGIVAPELRSQIEALSLTQLEDLSEALLDFSTATDLIGWFNSIKES, from the coding sequence ATGTCCATCGATAACGTTTGCCGCTATCTTTCAGAACAGTATCCCAAAAGCTTTGCCACCTGGTTGTTAGGTAGAACCCCAGCAGACGTTAAAGACCTCAAAACTGAGTTGAGCGTTGAGCCAGTTAGAGCAGACTGCATTATTCTGCTAAATCCCCAAGAGGAGATTCTCCATCTAGAGTTCCAAGTTGCACCTGTATCAGTCCCGCCAATGCCGATTCGGATGCTAGACTACTATGCGAGGCTGCGTCGGCAATACAGTTTTTATCCCATTGAACAAGTTGTCATCTATCTCAAAGAAACTACTGCAAACGCAGTTTTTATCGAACAATTTACCGATACTAATACAGTTCATCGCTTCCGTTCAATTCGGATTTGGGAGCAAGACCCCGCTCCTTTGTTAGCATCTGTTGGTCTTCTACCCTTAGCAGTTCTGGCGCGAACAGATTCCCCTGAATCTTTGCTCTCTCAAGTTGCTGCTCAGGTAGATATGATTGAAGAACCTAGCCAGCAAAGAAATATCTCAGCCTGTACTCAGTTGCTTGCAGGGTTAAAATATAACAACAATCTCATCACAAGCCTTTTGCGGGAGGAGCTTATGCAGGAATCTGTGGTCTATCAAAGAATTATTAGACAAGGAATTGAGCAGGGGAGACGAGAAGAGGCATTGTCAGTAATTATGCGCCAACTTCCTCGGCGAATTGGTATAGTTGCTCCAGAATTGCGATCGCAGATTGAAGCATTATCTCTAACTCAATTAGAAGATTTGAGCGAAGCGCTATTAGATTTCTCGACAGCAACAGATTTGATCGGGTGGTTCAATAGTATTAAAGAAAGCTGA
- a CDS encoding 1,2-dihydroxy-3-keto-5-methylthiopentene dioxygenase, with the protein MANLLLDDGTIESDLGEIARELAPLGIQLRHYDPGTSLLFPNLLDQDVLTESEKRYCVELHNSVFEFIQQENGALWCDLLNVHPGSFNLHHLITTYGRYHTHPAAEPLYVLAGEMIYGFVRPDGSQVQLLVQAQDYLYIPAGVEHWCSPTASLNFKGIRYFAIAEGWVPNYTGTQVSDSLNKPR; encoded by the coding sequence ATGGCTAACCTACTACTTGACGACGGTACGATTGAGAGCGATTTAGGCGAAATAGCTCGTGAACTTGCGCCTCTTGGCATTCAACTCAGACACTACGACCCAGGAACATCGCTCCTCTTCCCCAATCTGTTAGACCAGGACGTTTTAACTGAGTCAGAGAAACGTTATTGTGTAGAACTCCATAACAGCGTCTTTGAATTTATTCAGCAAGAAAATGGCGCTCTGTGGTGTGACTTGCTAAATGTGCATCCAGGTTCCTTCAATCTTCACCACCTGATAACGACTTACGGCCGTTACCATACTCATCCTGCGGCTGAACCCCTCTACGTGTTGGCAGGAGAAATGATTTATGGTTTCGTGCGACCTGATGGCAGTCAGGTACAGCTTTTAGTTCAGGCACAAGACTATCTCTACATTCCTGCTGGCGTTGAGCATTGGTGTAGCCCAACTGCATCGTTGAATTTCAAAGGGATACGCTATTTTGCCATAGCCGAAGGTTGGGTTCCCAATTATACAGGTACTCAAGTTAGTGATTCGCTCAACAAGCCGCGTTAA